A single Aspergillus puulaauensis MK2 DNA, chromosome 7, nearly complete sequence DNA region contains:
- a CDS encoding FMN-dependent alpha-hydroxy acid dehydrogenase (COG:C;~EggNog:ENOG410Q4IX;~InterPro:IPR037458,IPR001199,IPR037396,IPR013785, IPR036400,IPR000262,IPR018506;~PFAM:PF00173,PF01070;~go_function: GO:0003824 - catalytic activity [Evidence IEA];~go_function: GO:0016491 - oxidoreductase activity [Evidence IEA];~go_function: GO:0020037 - heme binding [Evidence IEA]) gives MAQEKRLSTHEISNHNTPDDCWIVVDNQVWDVTNFLDKHPGGSTIILKYAGRDATKAYSEVHTPGLLKAELAPEQYKGKLDESTIHEDWDKQPASEKPEAVWENDKPPLETLINSHDFEHVASRTASKKTWAFYSSAATDLITRDANKSCFDRIWFRPRVLRNVRSVDTKSKILGVDLSMPLFVSPAAMAKLIHQDGECAIARACESRGIMQGISNNSSYTMEELKNAAPGASFFFQLYVNRDREKSAALLRQCSANPNIKAIFVTVDAAWPGKREADERVKADENLSVPMSPSQAKNDKKGGGLGRVMAGFIDPGLTWEDLVWVRNHTHLPVCLKGVMSADDAILAMQAGLDGILLSNHGGRNLDTSPPSIITLLELHKRCPEIFDRMEIYVDSGIRRGSDILKAICLGATAVGMGRSMLFATNYGQDGVEHLIDIMRDELETSMRNSGIISLDEAGPHLVNTGDVDHLVPDSRLHPYARKIARGRNSRASKL, from the exons ATGGCGCAAGAAAAACGTCTGTCTACCCATGAGATCTCGAACCACAACacaccagatgattgctgGATAGTTGTAGATAATCAAGTGTGGGATGTAACGAATTTTTTGGACAAGCACCCCGGAGGATCCACGA TTATCTTAAAATATGCCGGTCGAGATGCCACCAAGGCGTACTCCGAAGTCCACACCCCTGGACTTTTAAAGGCAGAGTTGGCGCCAGAGCAGTACAAGGGCAAGCTTGACGAGTCAACGATACACGAAGACTGGGACAAACAGCCGGCGAGTGAAAAGCCCGAGGCGGTATGGGAGAATGACAAGCCGCCACTGGAAACGCTGATTAATTCGCACGACTTTGAGCATGTCGCGTCTAGAACTGCCAGTAAAAAGACATGGGCGTTTTACTCAAGTGCTGCGACGGATCTCATCACACGCGATGCAAATAAGTCGTGCTTTGACCGTATTTGGTTTCGACCTCGAGTTCTGAGAAATGTGCGGTCTGTGGACACAAAGTCCAAGATCCTTGGAGTCGATCTCTCTATGCCATTATTCGTCAGCCCTGCGGCCATGGCGAAACTTATCCACCAGGATGGTGAGTGCGCCATCGCACGAGCGTGTGAGAGCAGAGGCATCATGCAAGGA ATATCGAATAATTCCTCTTACACGAtggaagagctcaagaaCGCTGCTCCCGGAgcaagcttcttcttccaattATATGTAAACCGAGACCGTGAAAAGTCAGCAGCACTACTACGTCAATGCTCAGCAAACCCTAATATCAAGGCTATTTTTGTGACTGTAGATGCAGCATGGCCAGGAAAACGGGAAGCAGATGAGCGAGTTAAGGCTGATGAGAACTTGTCAGTCCCAATGTCGCCATCGCAGGCAAAGAATGACAAAAAGGGGGGTGGATTAGGTAGGGTAATGGCAGGGTTCATTGACCCTGGGTTGACGTGGGAGGATCTTGTGTGGGTTCGGAACCATACCCACCTTCCTGTATGCCTGAAAGGGGTTATGTCTGCAGACGACGCCATCCTGGCAATGCAGGCAGGGCTTGATGGTATCCTGCTAAGCAACCATGGAGGACGTAACCTCGACACAAGTCCCCCGTCCATTATCACCCTCTTGGAACTTCACAAGCGCTGCCCAGAGATCTTTGATAGGATGGAAATCTACGTGGACAGCGGCATCCGACGGGGATCAGACATCCTGAAAGCCATCTGTTTAGGCGCAACCGCGGTGGGCATGGGACGCAGTATGCTCTTCGCAACCAACTATGGTCAGGATGGAGTGGAGCATCTGATCGATA TTATGCGGGATGAACTGGAAACCTCTATGCGTAACAGTGGAATCATCTCGCTCGATGAAGCCGGCCCTCACCTAGTCAACACGGGAGATGTCGACCACCTCGTGCCCGACAGTCGTCTACACCCATATGCTCGGAAGATCGCCAGGGGCCGAAATTCCAGAGCATCAAAGCTCTAA
- a CDS encoding uncharacterized protein (TransMembrane:1 (o65-83i)), translated as MDRRRDFMDEGGVNLTPPTHDQQQFWQTSLLLFPSPLPPSRRHKDATPVFIERGPIATKCQSSRLAYYCQTTCILSSAALGVLRMRRARSNHDTGYGRRLLACSADHFEKQDD; from the exons ATGGATCGGAGACGGGATTTCATGGATGAGGGAGGGGTAAACTTGACACCCCCGACCCATGATCAGCAGCAATTCTGGCAGACCAGTCTTCTGCTATTTCCATCCCCCCTTCCCCCCTCTCGGAGACACAAGGATGCTACACCGGTGTTTATCGAGCGTGGGCCAATAGCGACAAAATGTCAG TCTTCACGTCTTGCATATTATTGTCAGACTACGTGTATCCTCTCCTCAGCTGCGCTTGGTGTTCTGCGAATGAGGCGTGCCCGGAGTAATCATGATACTGGATATGGACGAAGACTGTTAGCGTGTTCCGCAGATCACTTCGAGAAGCAAGACGACTGA
- a CDS encoding uncharacterized protein (COG:S;~EggNog:ENOG410Q2S3;~InterPro:IPR003034,IPR036361;~PFAM:PF02037), giving the protein MAAPRSTSLRALRLLSQQHTFSPSYRRGLHITGAQSAQPANVSDKATLYSTRNLADLKIECQKRSLGATGTQAELVERLSNHDFLQSRAFSIAMRRINSSSPSDVPSREFNTSRSLKSVNDTSTVDFAYMPSIAESHGSADVPVPILPDMYSNYDPARSSEAPMKPQVYTVSGDGAEISASPMSEVVDNDSVDIDPFSLTEAVGKSRYAAEIKRQQNGDNTGVVSELWSGFLDDLLGPKQQQSAPRK; this is encoded by the exons ATGGCTGCCCCCCGTTCAACGTCGCTCCGCGCGCTCCGCCTGCTCTCCCAGCAGCAtactttctctccttcctaCCGCCGGGGTCTACACATCACTGGTGCCCAGTCTGCACAGCCTGCCAATGTTTCAGACAAGGCGACACTGTACTCTACTCGCAATCTCGCGGATCTGAAGATCGAGTGCCAAAAGCGCTCCCTCGGAGCCACTGGTACCCAGGCAGAG CTTGTCGAACGCCTTTCCAATCATGATTTCCTTCAGTCCCGTGCGTTCAGCATTGCCATGAGGAGAATCAACAGCAGCTCTCCCTCGGA TGTACCCAGTCGTGAATTCAATACTTCCCGCTCCCTCAAATCCGTCAACGACACGTCTACCGTTGACTTTGCCTACATGCCCTCCATTGCGGAGAGCCATGGATCCGCTGATGTACCGGTTCCGATCCTTCCCGATATGTACAGCAACTATGACCCAGCCCGGTCCTCGGAGGCTCCTATGAAGCCCCAGGTCTACACCGTCTCCGGTGACGGAGCAGAAATCTCCGCAAGCCCTATGTCCGAGGTTGTCGACAATGACTCCGTGGATATCGACCCATTCTCTCTTACCGAAGCGGTCGGGAAATCTAGATACGCCGCAGAAATCAAGAGGCAACAGAATGGAGACAACACCGGTGTTGTCTCAGAACTCTGGAGCGGATTCTTAGATGACCTTTTAGGTCCTAAACAGCAGCAAAGTGCCCCCAGGAAGTGA
- a CDS encoding pepsin-like aspartic protease (COG:O;~EggNog:ENOG410PN8W;~InterPro:IPR034164,IPR021109,IPR001461,IPR001969, IPR033121;~MEROPS:MER0078983;~PFAM:PF00026,PF14543;~SECRETED:SignalP(1-19);~go_function: GO:0004190 - aspartic-type endopeptidase activity [Evidence IEA];~go_process: GO:0006508 - proteolysis [Evidence IEA]): MRLSLCLLSAAYLSTGVNAFIPYSFKVKTIPRRSSISSGDTPERRFVPVKLLSGDIGHDEEEDSSSSDDSPLALDIENSNVRRDNIYKVVLADKPSSPNTVALNQDGMDYSYFSTVNVGTPGQPVWMMLDTGGANTWLFGSDCTAQPCQMHNTFGDESSSTVEPTKETFEVGYGSGKVSGNLVKDHLTIANINVEMTFGLANNATDDFRDYPIDGILGLGRSNDTSMGDRPVFMDLVTKQENLESNIVGFHMSRNSDGKKDGTVTFGGVDKNKFKGDIVYTDVEESSIHWSIPLEDVSIDGKSWGLSNKNAIIDTGTSYSLIPPKDAEALHKLIPGSKKLSEENYLVPCDSTVDIQFHFSGVGYSMSPKDYIGSELESGDGCVSTLIAQAMFGDDLMILGDTFLKNVYSVFDYDNDRIGFAQLPDSPTPGTNTTSTASAATPTDTFSSDSTDTSNPTDTSADFTGAGTPAFRVPSYGWPALATLLFLSYI, encoded by the coding sequence ATGCGTCTCTCACTATGTCTTCTTTCTGCAGCCTATCTTTCCACAGGCGTCAATGCCTTCATTCCATACAGCTTTAAGGTGAAGACGATCCCCCGCCgttcctccatttcctccggTGACACCCCGGAACGTCGGTTTGTGCCAGTGAAGTTGCTTTCAGGCGATATTGGtcatgacgaggaggaagactcGAGTTCCTCGGACGACAGCCCTTTGGCGCTGGATATCGAAAACTCCAACGTTCGCCGTGACAACATCTACAAGGTTGTTTTAGCCGATAAACCCTCGTCACCAAACACAGTCGCTCTCAACCAAGATGGCATGGACTACTCATACTTTTCGACCGTGAATGTCGGTACCCCCGGACAACCAGTATGGATGATGTTGGATACAGGGGGTGCGAATACTTGGTTGTTCGGTTCGGATTGCACGGCCCAGCCTTGTCAAATGCACAATACGTTTGGCGATGAAAGCTCCTCGACCGTTGAGCCGACAAAGGAAACATTTGAAGTGGGATACGGTTCGGGCAAAGTTAGTGGAAACCTCGTCAAGGACCACTTGACCATCGCCAACATCAATGTGGAAATGACCTTTGGACTGGCCAACAATGCCACCGATGACTTCCGGGATTATCCTATAGACGGTATCCTTGGACTCGGTCGCTCCAATGACACCTCAATGGGCGACAGGCCGGTATTTATGGACCTTGTCACCAAGCAGGAGAACCTCGAGTCGAACATTGTTGGTTTCCACATGTCGCGCAACTCGGACGGAAAAAAAGACGGAACCGTTACATTTGGCGGGGTGGATAAGAACAAGTTCAAGGGGGACATTGTGTACACCGATGTCGAAGAATCAAGCATCCATTGGAGCATTCCGTTGGAAGACGTGAGCATTGACGGCAAATCCTGGGGTCTCAGTAACAAAAATGCCATCATTGACACGGGGACATCATACTCGTTGATTCCTCCGAAAGATGCAGAGGCATTGCATAAACTCATTCCCGGTTCCAAGAAACTGTCAGAGGAGAATTATCTTGTCCCGTGCGACTCGACAGTCGACATACAATTTCACTTCTCGGGAGTGGGCTACAGCATGTCTCCCAAGGATTATATTGGCTCTGAACTAGAGTCTGGCGATGGCTGCGTCTCGACTCTCATCGCTCAAGCCATGTTTGGAGACGACCTCATGATCCTAGGCGACACATTCCTCAAAAATGTCTACTCGGTCTTTGATTATGACAATGACCGCATTGGCTTTGCCCAACTTCCTGACTCTCCTACACCTGGAACAAACACCACCTCCACGGCGTCAGCTGCCACGCCCACAGACACATTCTCTTCCGATTCCACCGATACATCCAATCCTACCGACACCTCCGCCGACTTCACTGGCGCCGGAACACCTGCTTTTAGGGTTCCCAGTTACGGCTGGCCTGCTTTGGCCACTCTTCTATTCTTGTCTTATATTTAG
- a CDS encoding L-lactate dehydrogenase (COG:C;~EggNog:ENOG410PIMB;~InterPro:IPR012133,IPR037396,IPR000262,IPR013785;~PFAM:PF01070;~go_function: GO:0003824 - catalytic activity [Evidence IEA];~go_function: GO:0010181 - FMN binding [Evidence IEA];~go_function: GO:0016491 - oxidoreductase activity [Evidence IEA];~go_process: GO:0055114 - oxidation-reduction process [Evidence IEA]), with protein MSDPNNPNIQDRTSPQWALYQRENFLKLNEGKTAPFNTDPTKLEQKARETLSLGGWYYASSNAGLSTTHLANRQAFYRHRIVPNQLVDTNHRDTTTEIFGHRASAPIGFAPIGINKIYHPSAELAVAKVAGELNLPYCLSTAGSSPIEKVGEANGEGNPRFYQLYMPHDDELTVSLLTRAWKSGFDACMLTTDTWQLGWRHDDVANSNYAFYRGMGADLGLSDPVFQKRCREEGIDVEKDVVAASVKWIDSVWHGRAWSWDKIPWLIKTWKEISGGRPFVIKGIQSVADAKKCVEYGVDGIVVSNHAGRQVDGAIASLDALENIVGAVGEQLYIMYDSGVRGASDVAKALALGAKFVFVGRLWIWGLSIMGEEGVRHVMKSLLADFDILMAVGGFNSVKDFDKSILESYPKSYSLIPDRVL; from the exons ATGAGCGATCCGAACAACCCCAACATCCAGGACCGAACATCGCCCCAATGGGCTCTCTACCAACGCGAGAACTTCCTCAAGCTAAACGAAGGCAAAACAGCCCCATTCAACACCG ATCCAACAAAACTCGAACAGAAAGCGCGCGAAACCCTCAGCCTAGGAGGCTGGTACTacgcctcctccaacgccgGTCTCTCAACAACACACCTCGCAAACCGGCAGGCCTTCTACCGGCATCGCATAGTCCCCAACCAGCTCGTGGACACGAACCACCGCGACACAACAACCGAGATCTTCGGCCACCGCGCGTCCGCACCTATCGGCTTCGCGCCTATCGGGATAAACAAGATCTACCACCCATCCGCCGAACTCGCCGTCGCGAAAGTCGCCGGCGAGCTGAACCTGCCCTACTGCCTTTCGACGGCAGGGAGCTCGCCGATTGAGAAAGTCGGGGAAGCGAATGGGGAAGGAAACCCGCGGTTCTACCAGCTTTATATGCCGCATGATGACGAGCTGACGGTGTCGCTGCTGACGAGGGCGTGGAAGTCCGGGTTCGACGCGTGCATGTTGACGACGGATACGTGGCAGCTGGGGTGGCGGCATGATGATGTCGCGAACTCGAACTATGCGTTTTATCGGGGCATGGGTGCGGATTTGGGGCTGAGTGATCCTGTCTTCCAGAAGCGGTGTCGCGAGGAGGGGATTGATGTGGAGAAGGACGTTGTAGCGGCATCGGTCAAGTGGATTGATTCGGTGTGGCATGGGCGAGCTTGGTCATGGGATAAGATCCCGTGGTTGATTAAGACGTGGAAAGAGATTTCGGGGGGCAGGCCGTTTGTGATTAAGGGGATTCAGTCGGTAGCGGATGCGAAGAAGTGTGTTGAATATGGGGTTGATGGTATTGTGGTGAGTAACCATGCTGGGAGACAGGTGGATGGGGCGATTGCGAGCTTGGATGCGCTGGAGAATATTGTTGGCGCGGTGGGCGAGCAGTTGTATATTATGTACGATTCTGGGGTGAGAGGGGCAAGTGATGTTGCAAAGGCCCTGGCTTTGGGTGCGAAGTTTGTGTTCGTTGGGCGACTTTGGATCTGGGGGCTTAGTATTATGGGTGAGGAGGGGGTGCGCCATGTCATGAAGTCGCTTTTGGCAGACTTTGATATCCTCATGGCGGTTGGTGGGTTCAACAGTGTGAAGGACTTTGATAAGTCCATCTTAG AATCGTACCCGAAGTCGTATTCGTTGATTCCAGACAGAGTGCTATGA
- a CDS encoding putative acyl-CoA thioester hydrolase (COG:I;~EggNog:ENOG410PFXJ;~InterPro:IPR033120,IPR029069), with protein MSATMFSLSTRRSVARQSNRLATASPGASAILRSRAENPSNSLISCREFQSSPSTAAFRPTWMPMRVKTPWVEALNKSRETVQQGQTEAPRPKPDLTPKKMSDSYYSAILPLAQDKWLLDTYLNASGHIRLGSLLMDLDALSGVIAYRHTGDSVATVTAAVDRITIEHPLMEICDLELSGQVTYATGRSSMEVSLQVAKVPAAGEKAKPEDVLITCAFTMVSLDPKTKAPAAVAPLLIETEEERELFQKGEKNYQAKKALRTRSLLEKAPDDEESNLIHNLWKKEMSYLNPESPAQRPRNTLSMSGTVLKSAMIMQPQDRNRHNFMIFGGFLLKQTFELAFCCAASFSHARPNFISLDPSTFENPVPVGSVLYLRATVAYTEPLEREGAESKYTKIQVRVDTKVRDVEHGTKKSTGMFNYTFLVEGDVHVMPQSYGEYMLWTDARRRARNTDSLTPVRERSALRSIDSVTE; from the exons ATGAGCGCCACCATGTTCAGCCTAAGCACAAGACGGTCCGTCGCACGGCAGTCCAACCGTCTCGCGACAGCTAGCCCCGGCGCCAGCGCGATTCTGCGATCTCGCGCCGAGAACCCATCAAATTCGCTAATTTCATGTCGGGAGTTCCAATCGTCCCCATCCACGGCTGCGTTTCGCCCGACATGGATGCCTATGCGCGTCAAGACGCCGTGGGTCGAGGCTCTGAACAAGAGTCGGGAGACCGTGCAGCAGGGCCAGACGGAGGCGCCTCGCCCGAAGCCGGATTTGACACCGAAAAAGATGTCGGATAGCTATTATAGTGCT ATTCTACCACTAGCCCAGGATAAGTGGCTTTTGGATACCTATTTGAATGCTTCTGGGCATATTAG ACTTGGTTCGTTGCTCATGGACCTTGATGCCCTTTCCGGTGTTATTGCCTATAGGCACACAGGGGACTCTGTAGCGACTGTCACTGCTGCTGTGGATCGGATCACAATCGAGCACCCCTTGATGGAGATCTGTGATCTCGAGCTGAGTGGCCAGGTTACGTACGCCACTGGGAGGTCGAGTATGGAGGTTTCGCTCCAGGTCGCGAAGGTCCCAGCCGCTGGCGAGAAGGCCAAGCCTGAGGATGTTTTGATTACTTGCGCGTTTACTATGGTTTCTCTTGACCCTAAGACGAAGGC ACCGGCCGCTGTTGCACCTCTTTTGATAGAAACTGAGGAAGAGCGTGAACTGTTCCAAAAGGGGGAGAAGAACTACCAGGCTAAGAAAGCGCTGAGGACGAGAAGTCTTCTAGAGAAGGCCccggatgatgaggagagtAACCTCATCCACAATCTATGGAAGAAAGAAATGTCGTATCTTA ACCCAGAATCGCCGGCCCAAAGACCCCGCAACACTCTCTCCATGAGTGGCACAGTCCTCAAATCCGCTATGATTATGCAGCCCCAGGACCGAAACCGTCATAACTTTATGATCTTCGGTggcttcctcctcaagcAGACCTTTGAGCTAGCTTTCTGCTGCGCAGCATCCTTCTCTCACGCCCGACCCAACTTCATCTCCCTGGATCCTAGCACATTCGAGAACCCAGTCCCGGTGGGGAGCGTTCTCTACCTGCGCGCTACCGTCGCCTATACCGAACCTCTGGAGCGTGAGGGCGCCGAAAGCAAGTACACCAAGATCCAGGTCCGCGTGGACACTAAAGTCCGGGACGTAGAGCACGGAACGAAGAAGTCAACAGGAATGTTCAATTACACTTTCTTAGTTGAGGGCGACGTCCACGTTATGCCGCAGAGTTACGGCGAGTACATGCTCTGGACGGATGCTCGGAGGCGCGCAAGGAACACGGATTCCTTGACGCCAGTGAGGGAACGGAGTGCGCTCCGTAGTATTGACAGTGTGACTGAGTAG
- a CDS encoding AAA-ATPase Vps4-associated 1 family protein (BUSCO:EOG092651K1;~COG:S;~EggNog:ENOG410PPN4;~InterPro:IPR013640;~PFAM:PF08432), producing MANQLPNIWHLRRVADTAARACLICHKPSSSVLITPNSKDYFYICPVHLKDRHFCSPVINAEEEEAKKKSQAMEREIENVKKEYEERQKKKKEKEKDKKDKNKDDSKDASENDSNKKADSDKKEEKERDDKIDAIKKQSTNTSTSGSDDSPRIFELHRNFYQMRIDRMRNMEAAKRNRQRLQDPSFFPSAPSGGL from the exons ATGGCAAACCAACTCCCCAATATCTGGCATCTTCGCCGAGTGGCAGATACAGCAGCGCGAGCCTGTTTGATCTGCCACAAGCCGTCGAGTAGTGTCTTGATCACCCCGAACAGCAAG GACTACTTCTATATTTGCCCCGTTCATCTTAAAGACCGACACTTCTGCTCGCCAGTTATCAatgcagaggaagaggaggcgaagaagaaatcgcAGGCAATGGAACGGGAGATAGAGAATGTGAAGAAGGAGTATGaggagaggcagaagaagaagaaggagaaagagaaggacaagaaagacaagaacaagGACGACTCCAAAGATGCATCCGAGAATGACTCAAACAAGAAGGCAGACTCCGataagaaggaggagaaggaacgAGATGATAAG ATTGATGCTATCAAGAAACAAAGCACAAACACATCCACATCTGGGTCGGACGACTCGCCACGTATTTTTGAGCTGCATAG AAATTTTTACCAAATGCGCATCGACAGAATGCGTAACATGGAAGCCGCCAAGCGGAACCGTCAACGGCTTCAAGACCCCTCGTTCTTCCCGTCTGCTCCTTCTGGGGGTCTGTGa